One genomic segment of Bradyrhizobium prioriisuperbiae includes these proteins:
- the tesB gene encoding acyl-CoA thioesterase II — protein sequence MSKSLIDLLAILDIEPLEVNMFRGTSPKTGWQRVFGGQVIGQAMVAACRTVEGRMPHSLHCYFILPGDPQIPIIYEVERLRDGKSYATRRVTAIQHGHAIFSMMVSFHAEEQGSFNHQDKMPDVPPPEKLTAEEVAKQPLFKEMPEFIRRYYESDRPIELRPVELGRYFGQKIDDGKIHVWIRTAAKLPDDPALHMCALAYASDFSLLDAVMARYGRTLFDKRMMPASLDHAMWFHRPFRADEWLLYSQDSPSAQDGRGLTRGLIFKPDGTLVASVAQEGSVRERKT from the coding sequence GACCTGCTCGCGATCCTCGATATCGAGCCGCTGGAAGTGAACATGTTTCGCGGCACCAGCCCGAAGACCGGCTGGCAGCGGGTGTTCGGCGGCCAGGTGATCGGGCAGGCGATGGTGGCGGCGTGCCGCACCGTCGAAGGCCGGATGCCGCATTCATTGCACTGTTATTTCATCCTGCCCGGCGATCCGCAGATTCCGATCATTTATGAAGTCGAGCGGCTGCGCGACGGCAAGAGTTACGCCACGCGACGCGTCACCGCGATCCAGCACGGCCACGCCATCTTTTCGATGATGGTGTCGTTCCATGCGGAGGAGCAGGGATCGTTCAATCACCAGGACAAGATGCCGGACGTGCCGCCGCCGGAAAAACTCACCGCGGAAGAGGTCGCCAAGCAGCCACTGTTCAAGGAGATGCCGGAGTTCATCCGCCGCTATTATGAATCCGACCGACCAATCGAACTGCGTCCGGTCGAACTCGGGCGTTACTTCGGCCAGAAGATCGACGACGGCAAGATTCATGTCTGGATCCGCACCGCCGCCAAGCTGCCGGACGACCCCGCGCTGCACATGTGTGCCCTGGCCTATGCCTCGGACTTCTCGCTGCTCGACGCGGTGATGGCGCGTTATGGCCGCACTCTATTCGACAAGCGCATGATGCCGGCCAGCCTCGACCACGCCATGTGGTTTCACCGTCCGTTCCGCGCCGATGAATGGCTGCTTTACAGCCAGGATTCGCCCAGCGCCCAGGACGGCCGGGGCCTCACGCGGGGGCTGATTTTCAAGCCCGACGGCACTCTGGTGGCCTCGGTTGCCCAAGAAGGCTCGGTCCGGGAGCGCAAGACCTAA
- a CDS encoding P-II family nitrogen regulator, with product MKLVVAIIKPFKLDEVRQALTAIGVHGMTVTEVKGYGRQKGHTEIYRGAEYVVNFLPKLRIEIAVASELADKAVEVITAGARTGQIGDGKIFVTPVDHALRIRTGETDNDAL from the coding sequence ATGAAACTCGTCGTTGCAATCATAAAACCCTTCAAGCTGGACGAAGTCCGTCAGGCGCTGACCGCGATCGGTGTGCACGGCATGACGGTGACCGAGGTGAAGGGCTATGGCCGGCAGAAGGGCCATACCGAGATCTATCGCGGCGCCGAGTATGTGGTGAACTTCCTCCCCAAGCTGCGCATCGAAATCGCGGTCGCCTCCGAGCTCGCCGACAAGGCCGTCGAAGTGATCACCGCCGGCGCGCGCACCGGCCAGATCGGCGACGGCAAGATCTTCGTCACGCCGGTCGATCATGCGCTGCGCATCCGCACCGGCGAGACCGACAACGACGCGCTCTGA
- a CDS encoding DUF4339 domain-containing protein has translation MAERSWFYVSNGEQQGPYPDAQFRDLIARGTVGADTLVWTDGMADWQEAGHIPGLAPGGSGRPLSPQSRGMPVSAGGQDGGPLSADLPVWGLFGRALLYVIGIVVVIPLPWIVTSVYRWFVSRLHVPGRPNLAFNGRVGDIWYVFIAIAVLFYGGLYSGYIQLLGILVQGFLSWMIVRWVAANLSSNDQPLPISFNGSPWIFIGWQVALIVSAITVIGWAWVLTAMIRWICRNIEGTRREVVFNGSGLELLWRTIVYTIASVFIIPIPWMLRWYANWYVSQFALAERGAHAEA, from the coding sequence ATGGCAGAACGATCCTGGTTTTATGTGTCGAATGGCGAGCAACAGGGTCCTTACCCGGACGCGCAATTCCGCGATCTCATCGCCCGGGGGACGGTCGGCGCGGATACGCTGGTATGGACCGACGGCATGGCCGACTGGCAGGAGGCTGGGCACATTCCCGGTCTGGCCCCCGGCGGTTCTGGTCGGCCGTTAAGTCCGCAATCCCGCGGCATGCCGGTGAGCGCCGGCGGCCAGGACGGCGGACCGCTTTCGGCGGACCTGCCGGTCTGGGGTTTGTTCGGGCGCGCCCTGCTCTATGTCATCGGAATAGTGGTGGTGATTCCGCTGCCCTGGATCGTGACCAGCGTCTATCGCTGGTTCGTATCGCGTCTCCATGTTCCGGGGCGGCCCAACCTCGCCTTCAACGGCCGGGTCGGCGATATCTGGTATGTCTTCATCGCGATCGCGGTGCTGTTCTATGGTGGTCTGTACAGCGGCTACATCCAGCTCCTCGGGATTCTGGTCCAGGGCTTCCTGTCATGGATGATCGTCCGTTGGGTTGCAGCCAATCTCAGTTCCAACGATCAGCCGCTGCCGATTTCATTCAATGGCAGCCCGTGGATTTTCATCGGCTGGCAGGTGGCGCTGATTGTCTCCGCCATCACCGTCATCGGCTGGGCCTGGGTGCTCACCGCGATGATCCGCTGGATATGCCGCAACATCGAAGGCACACGACGCGAGGTCGTCTTCAATGGATCGGGATTGGAGCTGCTCTGGCGGACCATCGTGTACACGATCGCCAGTGTCTTCATCATTCCGATTCCGTGGATGCTGCGCTGGTACGCCAATTGGTATGTGTCGCAATTCGCGCTGGCCGAGCGGGGCGCTCACGCCGAAGCGTGA